One Methylobacterium sp. 77 DNA window includes the following coding sequences:
- a CDS encoding PepSY domain-containing protein — protein MNSPFQGAVRADSAVRASRDGVYRAVWRWHFYAGLLCLPFLILLSATGAIYLFKDEINATLFAYRTEVAAQARAPLSPSRLVYNASEAVPGGVPISFTDPGSATASALVTLREGTSRTVVYLNPYSGDVLDTVATDSDPMMVVRRLHSLSYFGTIANGIVEVVAGFAIILVVTGTYLWWPRGQGNGQGGGVVTIRAKPARRVWWRDLHAVTGLVAGGGLFFLALTGLPWSVWWGQQVRALSNEAGLGQPRALWAARTVSLVPMKDRLTNPGWTMEDAPMPTSRPAEVPAIGLDRATNIFADLGMPRGYEVALPDGPSGVYAAAIYPRDVNRQRLVSLDQYTGAPLVDVKFADLGGVGQAIQYGIGLHKGEYGGRVNQLAMLAFCLATILLSVTAGVMWWKRRPAGGLGIPPWPRDRRIAVTVTAIVLGLGALFPLTGLAILAMIGIDLAIQALRRGARRPAAA, from the coding sequence ATGAATTCTCCATTTCAGGGCGCAGTCCGTGCGGACAGCGCCGTGCGAGCGTCGCGCGACGGCGTCTATCGCGCCGTCTGGCGCTGGCATTTCTACGCCGGCCTGCTCTGCCTGCCGTTCCTCATCCTGCTCTCGGCGACCGGGGCGATCTACCTGTTCAAGGACGAGATCAACGCCACGCTCTTCGCCTACCGGACCGAGGTTGCGGCGCAGGCTCGCGCTCCCTTGAGCCCGAGCCGTCTCGTCTACAATGCCTCTGAGGCCGTTCCGGGCGGCGTGCCGATCTCCTTCACCGACCCGGGCTCGGCGACCGCGTCCGCCCTCGTGACCCTGAGGGAGGGCACCTCCCGGACCGTCGTCTACCTGAACCCCTATAGCGGCGACGTGCTCGACACGGTGGCCACCGACAGCGACCCGATGATGGTAGTGAGACGCCTGCACAGCCTCAGCTATTTCGGCACGATTGCGAACGGGATCGTGGAGGTGGTCGCGGGGTTCGCCATCATCCTCGTCGTCACGGGCACCTATCTGTGGTGGCCGCGCGGGCAGGGGAACGGGCAGGGGGGCGGCGTCGTCACCATCCGGGCGAAGCCGGCCAGACGCGTCTGGTGGCGGGATCTCCACGCGGTGACGGGCCTCGTGGCGGGCGGCGGCCTGTTCTTCCTCGCTCTGACCGGGCTGCCCTGGTCGGTCTGGTGGGGCCAGCAGGTCCGCGCCCTGTCCAACGAGGCGGGTCTCGGCCAGCCCCGCGCCCTATGGGCCGCCAGGACCGTCTCCCTCGTGCCGATGAAGGACCGTCTGACCAATCCCGGTTGGACCATGGAGGACGCCCCCATGCCGACCTCGCGGCCGGCGGAGGTGCCGGCGATCGGCCTCGACCGGGCAACCAACATCTTCGCTGATCTCGGCATGCCGCGCGGCTACGAGGTCGCTCTGCCCGACGGTCCCAGCGGCGTCTACGCAGCCGCGATCTACCCCCGCGACGTGAACCGCCAGCGGCTGGTCTCCCTCGACCAGTATACGGGCGCGCCCCTGGTCGACGTGAAATTCGCCGATCTCGGCGGGGTCGGACAGGCGATCCAGTACGGAATCGGCCTGCACAAGGGCGAGTATGGGGGCCGCGTCAACCAGTTGGCCATGCTCGCCTTCTGCCTCGCTACCATCCTACTCAGCGTCACCGCCGGCGTCATGTGGTGGAAGCGGCGGCCGGCTGGTGGCCTCGGCATCCCGCCCTGGCCGCGAGACCGCAGGATCGCCGTTACGGTCACGGCGATCGTCCTCGGGCTCGGTGCGCTGTTCCCCCTCACCGGTCTCGCCATCCTCGCCATGATCGGGATCGATCTCGCTATCCAAGCGCTCCGACGAGGCGCGCGACGGCCGGCGGCGGCCTGA
- a CDS encoding DUF2946 domain-containing protein, with translation MPDLIRLFRASRLCLGSGLILLALWAQAIAPLAALRMPADAGASQGWSTGPLGLSVICGHSEDAPALDEQAPASSVCKACPLCAVGLSSPILPQAPSLARRQGWNALAWPIPPPLAAKRPHRRTGQPRAPPLSS, from the coding sequence GTGCCCGACCTCATCCGCCTCTTTCGCGCCAGCCGCCTCTGCCTCGGCAGCGGACTGATCCTGCTCGCCCTTTGGGCTCAGGCCATCGCGCCGTTGGCCGCCCTGCGGATGCCTGCGGATGCCGGGGCATCACAGGGATGGTCGACCGGCCCGCTCGGCCTCTCGGTGATCTGCGGGCATTCGGAGGACGCTCCCGCGCTCGACGAGCAGGCGCCCGCCTCGTCGGTCTGCAAGGCCTGCCCGCTCTGCGCCGTCGGGTTGTCGAGTCCGATCCTCCCGCAAGCGCCGTCACTGGCACGGCGTCAGGGATGGAACGCCCTCGCCTGGCCGATCCCACCGCCACTGGCCGCCAAACGCCCGCATCGCCGAACCGGCCAACCGCGAGCTCCGCCGCTCTCGTCCTGA
- a CDS encoding TonB-dependent receptor, with the protein MSLHTPSNITRRAILVLAALPLASADARAQAADDGVTLPELSVVGEPGRSGFGVASPQGSAPSVIEQPVGQVVTQIGRDGTVGDRPATTIGSVLLNSPGVTVRQGNGARDVVISIRGNNARSTGVTKNMVVLEDGFILTQPDGASRFDLVDPRAYSRIDVFRGPQSALFGNYATGGALAFRTRTGREIDGYEIGTDAGSFGYLSNSFTVGGVSGPVEISLYVSDARGNGYQEDSSYDTQTINLLASYTPTPDNRFTLKVINNQVNADLPARSSLDQFGINPYQRGCAAAATAAPGCTLTNLRINGAYGATVPVTADEGGFGRKDRRTIVAARWEHDIDAQTTWRTQLGFDERNFNQPFYTTSSRGSYPSWNFLTDLTRRGDLFGLPAVGYVALAYNTIDNHITTYNRAPYGGPTLGALIGDQEAVQSNLGGRARTEVALSDRWTGVLGISAENTTITGRNVAYAYSASGRTTTVATTDRSFLNVAPELALVYRPNAAWAFRGRAATGYTTPAASNLFITTAGLPGNNTQLQTQENLGFDLGADWTPTETLRLSLTGFYEFFRNELVSQSPGAGLLSYTFNAPASEHRGIEFAADWAFSHGWRAVAAYTFDDQIYTKYTEQLSAGTFTDRFDRAGNAIPGVPAHQLLARIGYDQPTGPLAGLGAYVEAVVQDGFFIDNANQLKAPGYTVVNANVHYAADLAGGYAKRISLYAEVRNVFDETYVSSAQNIANSLNATSGLQNGAAILAATTGSVFAGAPRNVVAGMKLSF; encoded by the coding sequence ATGTCCCTCCACACCCCCTCCAATATTACCCGCCGCGCCATCCTCGTCCTCGCCGCCCTGCCGCTCGCGAGCGCCGACGCCCGCGCGCAGGCGGCCGATGACGGCGTGACACTGCCGGAGCTCTCCGTCGTCGGGGAACCCGGGCGCAGCGGCTTCGGCGTCGCCTCGCCCCAGGGCTCCGCTCCCAGCGTCATCGAGCAGCCGGTCGGTCAGGTCGTGACGCAGATCGGCCGCGACGGCACGGTCGGCGACCGCCCCGCCACCACGATCGGCTCGGTCCTCCTCAACAGTCCGGGCGTCACCGTGCGCCAGGGCAACGGCGCGCGCGACGTCGTCATCTCGATCCGCGGTAACAACGCCCGCTCCACCGGCGTCACCAAGAACATGGTCGTGCTGGAGGACGGGTTCATCCTGACGCAGCCGGACGGCGCCTCCCGGTTCGATCTCGTCGATCCGCGCGCCTATTCCCGCATCGACGTGTTTCGCGGGCCGCAATCGGCCCTGTTCGGCAATTACGCCACCGGCGGCGCCCTAGCGTTCCGGACCCGGACCGGCCGCGAGATCGACGGCTACGAGATCGGCACCGATGCCGGCAGCTTCGGCTATCTCAGCAACTCCTTCACCGTGGGCGGCGTCAGCGGTCCGGTGGAGATCAGCCTGTATGTCAGCGACGCGCGCGGCAACGGCTACCAGGAAGATTCCTCCTACGACACCCAGACCATCAACCTGCTGGCGAGTTACACCCCGACCCCCGACAACCGCTTCACCCTGAAGGTGATCAACAATCAGGTGAACGCGGACCTTCCCGCACGCTCTTCCCTCGACCAGTTCGGCATCAATCCCTACCAGCGCGGCTGCGCAGCAGCGGCCACCGCGGCACCCGGCTGCACCCTGACGAACCTGCGCATCAACGGCGCATACGGCGCCACCGTGCCGGTGACGGCGGATGAGGGCGGATTCGGCCGCAAGGACCGCCGCACCATCGTGGCGGCGCGCTGGGAGCACGACATCGACGCGCAGACTACGTGGCGGACGCAGCTCGGCTTCGACGAGCGCAATTTCAACCAGCCTTTCTACACGACCTCGTCGCGCGGCTCTTATCCGTCCTGGAACTTCCTCACCGATCTGACCCGGCGCGGCGATCTTTTCGGTCTGCCGGCGGTCGGCTACGTGGCGCTCGCCTACAACACCATCGACAACCACATCACCACCTACAACCGCGCCCCCTATGGCGGGCCGACCCTCGGTGCACTGATCGGCGACCAGGAGGCGGTCCAATCGAATCTCGGCGGCCGAGCCCGGACGGAGGTCGCGCTCTCCGACCGGTGGACCGGTGTCCTCGGCATCAGCGCCGAGAACACCACCATCACCGGGCGCAACGTCGCCTACGCCTATTCGGCGTCGGGGCGGACGACGACGGTGGCCACCACCGACCGCAGCTTCCTCAACGTCGCCCCGGAACTCGCCCTGGTCTACCGGCCGAACGCCGCCTGGGCGTTCCGGGGTCGTGCCGCCACCGGCTACACCACGCCGGCGGCGAGCAACCTGTTCATCACCACCGCCGGCCTGCCGGGCAACAACACCCAGCTCCAGACCCAGGAGAATCTCGGCTTCGACCTCGGCGCCGACTGGACGCCGACCGAGACCCTGCGCCTCAGCCTCACCGGATTCTACGAGTTCTTCCGCAACGAACTCGTTTCGCAATCCCCCGGCGCCGGGCTCCTGAGCTACACGTTCAACGCCCCGGCCTCGGAGCATCGCGGCATCGAGTTCGCGGCCGACTGGGCCTTCTCGCACGGATGGCGGGCGGTGGCCGCCTACACGTTCGACGACCAGATCTACACGAAATACACCGAGCAGCTCAGCGCCGGAACCTTCACCGACCGGTTCGACCGTGCCGGCAACGCCATTCCCGGCGTGCCCGCCCACCAGCTCCTCGCCCGCATCGGCTACGACCAGCCGACAGGGCCGCTCGCCGGCCTCGGCGCCTACGTGGAGGCCGTCGTTCAGGACGGGTTCTTCATCGACAACGCCAACCAGCTCAAGGCGCCGGGCTACACCGTCGTCAATGCCAACGTGCATTACGCGGCCGATCTCGCCGGCGGCTACGCCAAACGCATCAGCCTCTATGCGGAGGTCCGCAACGTCTTCGACGAGACCTACGTCTCCTCGGCCCAGAACATCGCGAATTCGCTCAACGCCACGAGCGGTTTGCAGAATGGCGCGGCCATCCTCGCCGCGACCACGGGGTCGGTCTTCGCCGGGGCACCGCGCAACGTGGTGGCCGGGATGAAGCTGTCCTTCTGA
- a CDS encoding lytic transglycosylase domain-containing protein: MTRRGYKAASIAAGLGALACLGSTAQAAQCGNTASGFETWKTQFSEEARGRASAASLAALMETSYSAATISADRGQKSFRLTLDQFLAKRGGPTIVARGRKLKQTNAALFESIEQRYGVPSGPLLAIWGMETGFGAVRGNINTLSAVATLAYDCRRSAFFTDQLYAALTLVDRGILNASTRGAAHGEVGHTQFLPKNVLTYSTGGSLDSAPNALNATANFLKGHGWRAGAGYQPGEPNFAAIQGWNAATVYQKAIAQLGRQIDGN; the protein is encoded by the coding sequence ATGACCAGACGCGGCTACAAGGCGGCCTCGATCGCTGCCGGCCTCGGTGCCCTGGCCTGCTTAGGCAGCACGGCGCAGGCGGCCCAATGCGGCAACACGGCCAGCGGTTTCGAGACGTGGAAGACCCAGTTCTCGGAAGAGGCGAGGGGACGCGCCAGCGCCGCGAGCCTGGCCGCGCTGATGGAGACCTCCTATTCCGCGGCGACCATCTCGGCCGACCGGGGCCAGAAGAGCTTCCGCCTGACGCTCGACCAATTCCTGGCCAAGCGCGGCGGCCCGACCATCGTCGCCCGCGGACGCAAGCTGAAACAGACCAACGCGGCGTTGTTCGAGTCGATCGAGCAGCGTTACGGCGTGCCGTCCGGCCCTCTCCTGGCGATCTGGGGCATGGAGACGGGCTTCGGCGCGGTTCGCGGCAACATCAACACGTTGTCCGCCGTGGCGACGCTCGCTTATGATTGCCGCCGCTCGGCCTTCTTCACCGATCAGCTCTATGCGGCGCTCACCCTCGTCGATCGCGGCATCCTCAACGCCTCGACCCGCGGCGCGGCGCATGGTGAGGTCGGCCACACCCAGTTCCTGCCCAAGAACGTGCTGACCTACAGCACCGGCGGGAGCCTCGACAGCGCCCCCAACGCGCTGAACGCCACCGCGAACTTCCTCAAGGGCCATGGCTGGAGAGCCGGGGCGGGCTACCAGCCGGGCGAGCCGAACTTCGCGGCGATCCAGGGATGGAACGCGGCCACGGTCTACCAGAAGGCGATCGCGCAGCTCGGCCGCCAGATCGACGGCAACTGA
- a CDS encoding DUF4126 family protein translates to MTGLVLAGSIGIVAGLRTMTAPAAIAWAAHLGWLSLDGSWLAFLGYRYTPMILTVLALAEFVADQLPGTPSRTVPMQFAARIVSGTLCGGAIGIASGHPIAGSLAGAAGAVIGTLGGAAARARIAASFGSDRPAAIVEDATAIMAATLIASAL, encoded by the coding sequence ATGACCGGGCTTGTTCTCGCGGGATCGATCGGCATCGTGGCGGGTCTTCGGACCATGACGGCACCGGCCGCCATTGCCTGGGCCGCGCATCTCGGTTGGCTCTCTCTCGACGGGAGCTGGCTCGCCTTCCTCGGCTATCGCTATACACCCATGATCCTCACCGTCCTCGCGCTCGCCGAGTTCGTGGCGGACCAGCTTCCCGGCACGCCGAGCCGCACGGTGCCGATGCAATTCGCCGCGCGCATCGTCAGCGGCACGCTCTGCGGCGGCGCCATCGGCATCGCTTCGGGGCATCCTATTGCCGGAAGCCTCGCGGGAGCGGCGGGTGCCGTCATCGGTACGCTGGGTGGCGCCGCGGCGAGGGCGCGGATCGCTGCGTCCTTCGGCTCGGACCGGCCTGCGGCGATCGTCGAGGATGCCACCGCCATCATGGCGGCGACGCTCATCGCGAGCGCGCTTTAG
- a CDS encoding response regulator: MAKILLVEDHEEIWDFLSRRLKRRGYDVIMAHDGEAGVQQARAGRPDVILLDMNLPVLDGWSAARALKSSGDTRSIPIIALTAHAMLGDRDKAIQAGCDDYHPKPIDFSKLLTQIGAALGTAASPD, translated from the coding sequence ATGGCCAAGATCCTGCTGGTGGAAGATCACGAAGAGATCTGGGACTTTCTCTCCCGCCGTCTCAAACGTCGCGGCTACGACGTCATCATGGCGCATGACGGCGAGGCCGGCGTGCAGCAGGCACGCGCCGGACGCCCGGACGTGATCCTCCTCGACATGAACCTGCCGGTCCTCGACGGCTGGTCGGCCGCCCGCGCGCTGAAATCCAGCGGCGATACGAGGAGCATCCCCATCATCGCGCTCACAGCCCATGCCATGCTGGGCGACCGCGACAAGGCGATCCAGGCAGGATGCGACGACTATCACCCGAAGCCCATCGACTTCTCCAAGCTCCTCACACAGATCGGCGCGGCACTCGGCACTGCTGCATCTCCGGACTGA
- a CDS encoding AI-2E family transporter: MSDDPITARLLRQAMPVFTILASCLMVVTIASMLYFGRDIIVPVVLAILLSFVLVPAVRLLRRAFVPRAAAAPLVVVAAFAAMIGVGLLITTEAGQLAADLPRYQITIREKIASVKEATSGSGTLSRIVEMVQDLGEELQPAPPNDDERPGRAGSHANPLHVVVTTPQAALTTTLGTLVGPILHPLATAGLILLFTIFILIQREDLRNRAIRLAGSGDLRRTTAAIDDATNRLSRFFLAQLALNIAFGAVIGTGLWFIGVPSPILFGVLAAILRFVPYIGGAISALLPLILAAAVDPGWSMVIATALLFLIVEPIAGHVVEPLLYGHSTGLSPLAVILSATVWTFLWGPIGLVLATPITVCLVVLGRHVDRLWFLDVILGDQPALAPPEIFYQRMLAGDPAEAIEQGRQVLKARALVTYYDEVVLAGLRLAQDDLARGALDRARQGEVGAAIRTVVDRLKLAPIKRSGSAGSAEAEAAIAAAGPDRSSAGIVLAHDELAANWRGRSPILCVSSRGPFDEAATLMLSQILGRHGLAAQMTSLADLRADTRPERADEIAMICFSYLEPVSLSQIRLTVRQARKELPGVKVLVGFWRERDPSTIDRLRRTTSADVLVTSLNDALDAALRFAAPARAGRD, encoded by the coding sequence ATGAGTGACGATCCCATCACCGCGCGCCTGCTGCGGCAGGCGATGCCGGTGTTCACGATCCTGGCCTCGTGCCTCATGGTCGTCACCATCGCGTCGATGCTCTATTTCGGGCGCGACATCATCGTCCCGGTCGTCCTGGCGATCCTTCTGAGCTTCGTCCTGGTTCCGGCAGTGCGCCTCCTGAGGCGGGCCTTCGTTCCGCGTGCCGCGGCGGCGCCCCTCGTGGTGGTCGCGGCCTTCGCTGCCATGATCGGCGTCGGGCTGCTCATCACTACCGAAGCGGGGCAACTCGCCGCCGATCTGCCGCGCTACCAGATCACCATCCGGGAGAAGATCGCCTCGGTGAAGGAGGCGACGTCGGGGAGCGGGACGCTGTCGCGCATCGTCGAGATGGTGCAGGATCTCGGCGAGGAATTGCAGCCGGCGCCCCCGAACGACGATGAACGTCCGGGCAGGGCAGGAAGCCACGCCAATCCGCTCCACGTCGTCGTCACGACACCGCAGGCCGCACTCACAACGACGCTCGGCACTCTCGTCGGGCCGATCCTGCACCCGCTCGCCACCGCCGGCCTGATCCTGCTGTTCACGATCTTCATCCTGATCCAGCGCGAGGATTTACGGAACCGCGCCATCCGGCTCGCGGGTTCGGGCGACCTGCGCCGCACCACGGCCGCCATCGACGATGCCACGAACCGGCTCAGCCGGTTCTTCCTCGCCCAACTCGCCCTCAACATCGCCTTCGGCGCGGTCATCGGCACCGGTCTCTGGTTCATCGGCGTGCCGAGCCCGATCCTGTTCGGCGTCCTTGCGGCGATCCTGCGCTTCGTCCCCTATATCGGTGGCGCCATCAGCGCCCTGCTGCCCCTCATCCTGGCGGCGGCCGTGGACCCGGGCTGGTCGATGGTTATCGCCACCGCGCTCCTGTTCCTCATCGTCGAGCCCATCGCCGGCCACGTGGTCGAACCGCTGCTCTACGGCCATTCCACCGGCCTCTCGCCCCTCGCCGTCATCCTGTCGGCCACCGTGTGGACCTTCCTATGGGGACCCATCGGCCTCGTCCTCGCGACGCCGATCACGGTCTGCCTCGTCGTCCTCGGCCGCCATGTCGACCGGCTCTGGTTCCTCGACGTCATCCTCGGCGACCAACCCGCCCTGGCGCCCCCCGAGATCTTCTATCAGCGCATGCTCGCCGGCGACCCCGCCGAGGCGATCGAGCAGGGCCGGCAGGTGCTGAAGGCCCGGGCGCTGGTGACTTATTACGACGAGGTCGTGCTCGCCGGCCTTCGCCTGGCGCAGGACGACCTCGCCCGAGGTGCCCTCGACCGGGCGCGCCAAGGCGAAGTCGGAGCGGCGATCCGCACCGTGGTCGACAGGCTCAAGCTCGCGCCGATCAAGCGGTCGGGCTCCGCCGGCAGCGCCGAGGCGGAGGCGGCCATCGCCGCGGCCGGGCCGGATCGCAGCAGCGCCGGCATCGTGCTGGCCCACGACGAACTCGCCGCGAACTGGCGCGGACGCTCCCCGATCCTCTGCGTGTCGAGCCGCGGTCCGTTCGACGAGGCGGCGACGCTGATGTTGAGCCAGATCCTCGGGCGGCACGGCCTCGCCGCGCAGATGACCTCACTCGCCGACCTGCGCGCCGACACACGCCCGGAGCGCGCGGACGAGATCGCGATGATCTGCTTCTCCTATCTCGAGCCGGTCAGCCTCTCGCAGATCCGCCTCACCGTCCGTCAGGCACGCAAGGAATTGCCCGGCGTGAAGGTGCTCGTCGGGTTCTGGCGCGAGCGCGATCCCTCGACCATCGACCGCCTGCGCCGGACCACCTCCGCCGACGTGCTGGTGACCTCGCTCAACGACGCCCTCGACGCGGCCCTGCGCTTTGCCGCGCCGGCGCGGGCCGGACGCGACTAG
- a CDS encoding pentapeptide repeat-containing protein, whose amino-acid sequence MSDRDPAPTPSHAATDGLLARIVEAGGQPFSTDGDGLALSGLQAGREALLARLPPGEALPVWWDAKHRGLALARAQCDGADLVEADLSGANLSGASFVGALARSAWFEGAILEEANFSEADCSGANFTGIVGGEAHFPDAMLEDANFTGATMRFARLQRALLDGATFARADLWGADFTGADADYSRFEGGRLDEANLSDMNLTFANFDGASLKKARLAGSRLRGASLSGVALDGADLSGADLSDTNLVRLNLMSCRLRHARFSGALLTGVRFRVDQLGGAVGEEIAGEYEAAQASYLAIEHNMKSIGSHDEASWAYKRGRRMGRLHAGAEARAAWARRTRAPRTWKPVLQSGYRWIADRFVEWLCDYGESLSRIARAFVILIVLFGALFGIAGGLIPEGGSGAATYNPLDLLSYSALNMMTANPPEIGIKPVGRFTNLLVGIEGAAGIILMGLFGFVLGNRLRR is encoded by the coding sequence ATGTCCGACCGCGATCCCGCTCCCACGCCCTCCCATGCCGCGACCGACGGGCTTCTCGCCCGCATCGTGGAAGCCGGTGGGCAACCGTTCAGCACCGACGGCGATGGCCTCGCCCTGTCCGGTCTCCAGGCCGGGCGCGAGGCGCTGCTAGCGCGCCTTCCTCCGGGCGAAGCGCTTCCGGTCTGGTGGGACGCAAAGCATCGCGGCCTCGCCCTGGCGCGGGCGCAATGCGACGGCGCCGATCTGGTGGAGGCCGACCTGTCGGGTGCCAACCTGTCGGGCGCCTCCTTCGTCGGGGCATTGGCCCGCTCCGCCTGGTTCGAGGGGGCCATCCTGGAGGAGGCGAATTTCAGCGAGGCCGATTGCAGCGGCGCGAACTTCACCGGCATCGTCGGCGGCGAGGCGCATTTCCCCGACGCGATGCTGGAGGATGCGAACTTCACCGGGGCGACGATGCGCTTCGCGCGCCTGCAGCGCGCCCTCCTCGACGGGGCGACCTTCGCCCGCGCCGACCTCTGGGGCGCCGACTTCACCGGGGCCGATGCCGATTACAGCCGGTTCGAGGGTGGACGGCTCGACGAGGCGAACCTCTCCGACATGAATCTGACCTTCGCCAATTTCGATGGGGCGAGCCTGAAGAAGGCGCGGCTGGCTGGTTCGCGCCTTCGCGGCGCCAGCCTCTCCGGAGTCGCCCTGGACGGGGCCGACCTCTCCGGCGCCGATCTCTCCGACACCAACCTCGTCCGCCTCAACCTGATGTCCTGCCGCCTGCGCCATGCGCGATTTTCCGGTGCGCTCCTGACCGGCGTCCGGTTCCGGGTGGACCAGCTCGGCGGCGCGGTCGGCGAGGAGATTGCGGGCGAGTACGAGGCCGCGCAGGCGAGCTACCTCGCCATCGAGCACAACATGAAGAGCATCGGCAGCCACGACGAGGCGAGCTGGGCCTACAAGCGCGGCCGCCGCATGGGCCGCCTCCATGCCGGTGCCGAGGCGAGGGCCGCCTGGGCAAGGCGGACACGGGCGCCCCGGACCTGGAAGCCGGTCCTCCAATCGGGCTACCGCTGGATCGCCGACCGGTTCGTGGAATGGCTCTGCGATTACGGCGAGAGCCTGTCGCGCATCGCCCGCGCCTTCGTCATCCTGATCGTCCTGTTCGGCGCCCTGTTCGGCATCGCCGGCGGGCTGATCCCCGAAGGCGGCAGCGGCGCCGCGACCTACAATCCCCTCGACCTCCTCAGCTACAGCGCCCTCAACATGATGACGGCCAACCCGCCGGAGATCGGCATCAAGCCGGTCGGTCGTTTCACCAACCTCCTCGTCGGGATCGAGGGCGCCGCCGGCATCATCCTGATGGGCCTGTTCGGCTTCGTGCTGGGCAACCGGCTGAGACGATAG